A DNA window from Streptomyces canus contains the following coding sequences:
- a CDS encoding IS607 family transposase, whose translation MNLTEWAKTQGVHPQTAYRWFREGTLPVPAQRVGPRTILVNIDANTTPEAIGGLGLYARVSSHDQKTDLERQVARLSAWAAKAGHRVVRVEAEIASGMNGCRAKARRLLADPNVTTVAVEHKDRLGRMNVELVEAALAATGRRLLVLDDGEVEDDLVRDMVEVLTSFCARLYGRRSAKNRARKALEAAEHG comes from the coding sequence GTGAATCTGACGGAATGGGCGAAGACGCAGGGCGTGCATCCGCAGACTGCGTATCGCTGGTTCCGTGAGGGAACGTTGCCGGTACCGGCTCAGCGGGTCGGGCCACGCACGATCCTGGTGAACATCGACGCGAACACCACGCCCGAGGCCATCGGCGGTCTGGGCCTGTATGCCCGCGTGTCCTCGCACGATCAGAAGACCGATCTGGAACGCCAGGTCGCACGGCTGTCGGCATGGGCAGCGAAGGCCGGTCACCGAGTCGTTCGCGTTGAGGCGGAGATCGCTTCCGGGATGAACGGCTGCCGTGCCAAGGCCCGGCGTCTGCTGGCCGACCCGAACGTGACCACCGTGGCGGTGGAGCACAAGGACCGGCTCGGCCGGATGAACGTCGAGCTTGTCGAGGCCGCCTTGGCCGCGACGGGCCGTCGCCTGCTGGTCCTGGACGACGGCGAGGTCGAAGACGACCTGGTGCGGGACATGGTCGAGGTGCTGACCTCGTTCTGCGCCCGCCTGTATGGGCGCAGGTCGGCGAAGAACCGCGCCCGCAAGGCACTGGAAGCCGCCGAACATGGCTGA
- a CDS encoding acyl-CoA dehydrogenase family protein produces the protein MIELDDRTRAIQRQARAWAQELKPLALELDQDPDAIHRHLDVAIVSYLTRMTVPPEFNPDPVVIDGRPFYGTGTLERVVFAEEVAVGDAGMLLAAPGPVMSGVLVDAMGDEQQKKWFYSRIMEKPTWTFFALTEPDRGSDAGAMNTTLTPDGDDHFVLRGAKRYIGNAARADLGIVFARTRPGPLGVTAVLTETSAAGFTAEPLETIGLRGLRITAVTLDDVRVPAGQVLGRHLRATQRGMWSAVQGLNRLRPGVAAFGLGIARAAYEYVLANRRTLNTAERHRLDRLGLRLTELRQLIWRSAIAVDDNDPAAGSLASAAKARASRLAEEATLEALGCFGPGARLDHPLLDKLARDARGVEFMEGTGNIQKLNLFTGLVQGHLRRD, from the coding sequence ATGATCGAGCTGGACGACAGGACACGGGCGATCCAGCGCCAGGCCCGCGCGTGGGCGCAGGAGCTCAAGCCCCTCGCCCTGGAACTCGACCAGGACCCGGACGCGATCCACCGCCATCTGGACGTGGCCATCGTGTCGTACCTGACGAGGATGACGGTGCCGCCCGAGTTCAATCCCGACCCGGTGGTCATCGACGGGCGTCCCTTCTACGGCACCGGGACCCTGGAGCGGGTCGTCTTCGCCGAGGAGGTGGCGGTCGGTGACGCCGGCATGCTGCTCGCGGCGCCCGGGCCGGTGATGTCGGGTGTGCTGGTCGACGCCATGGGTGACGAGCAGCAGAAGAAGTGGTTCTACAGCCGGATCATGGAGAAGCCCACCTGGACCTTCTTCGCGCTGACCGAGCCGGACCGCGGCTCGGACGCGGGGGCGATGAACACCACCCTGACCCCGGACGGCGACGACCACTTCGTGCTCCGGGGAGCCAAGCGCTACATCGGCAACGCGGCCCGCGCCGACCTGGGCATCGTCTTCGCCCGCACCCGTCCGGGGCCGCTCGGCGTGACCGCGGTCCTCACCGAGACCTCGGCCGCCGGGTTCACCGCCGAGCCCCTGGAGACCATCGGCCTGCGCGGCCTGCGCATCACCGCCGTCACCCTCGACGACGTACGCGTGCCCGCCGGCCAGGTCCTCGGCAGGCATCTGCGGGCCACCCAGCGGGGCATGTGGAGCGCGGTGCAGGGACTGAACCGCCTGCGCCCCGGCGTCGCCGCGTTCGGTCTGGGCATCGCGCGGGCCGCGTACGAGTACGTCCTGGCCAACCGGCGCACCCTGAACACGGCCGAACGTCACCGGCTCGACCGGCTCGGCCTGCGCCTGACGGAGCTCCGGCAGCTCATCTGGCGGTCGGCGATCGCCGTGGACGACAACGATCCGGCCGCCGGCTCCCTGGCGTCGGCGGCGAAGGCACGCGCCTCGCGCCTCGCCGAGGAGGCGACACTCGAAGCGCTCGGCTGCTTCGGCCCCGGCGCTCGACTGGACCATCCCCTGCTGGACAAGCTCGCCCGGGACGCCCGTGGTGTGGAGTTCATGGAGGGGACCGGCAACATCCAGAAGCTCAACCTGTTCACCGGCCTGGTCCAGGGGCATCTCCGCCGTGACTGA
- a CDS encoding 4'-phosphopantetheinyl transferase family protein: MTDGGLVPTGPGRRDDIDAPEVNVWTVPLNGPPATVATLSRILSAGEAERADRCRFENDRRRFIIAHGALRLILAGCLDVPPEELRLERGRHGKPRLAGSSELRFNLSHSGELALVAVTLHREVGVDVDRLRPGLPVERFAERFFPASDARFVAAAAGPAERAERFLRLWTRKEAVVKAAGARLAQGLGLTVLTDTDTDTDVDIYVVRDPSGQIPDAWSVCDLPVPAGCLAALAVAGAAAPRISVRHTELQVAAPRRYIP; encoded by the coding sequence GTGACTGACGGCGGCCTGGTGCCGACGGGACCGGGGCGGCGCGACGACATCGACGCCCCCGAGGTGAATGTCTGGACGGTGCCGCTGAACGGGCCGCCGGCCACGGTGGCGACGCTGTCCCGGATCCTGTCGGCGGGTGAGGCCGAGCGCGCCGACCGCTGTCGCTTCGAGAACGACCGCAGGCGTTTCATCATCGCGCATGGAGCGCTGCGGCTGATTCTGGCCGGCTGTCTCGATGTTCCACCCGAGGAACTGCGCCTGGAGCGGGGACGTCATGGCAAACCACGGCTCGCGGGCAGCTCCGAACTGCGGTTCAACCTCTCCCACTCCGGCGAACTCGCTCTGGTGGCGGTGACCCTGCACCGAGAGGTCGGGGTCGATGTGGACCGGCTGCGGCCGGGCCTGCCGGTCGAGCGGTTCGCCGAGCGTTTCTTCCCCGCATCCGACGCCCGTTTCGTGGCCGCGGCCGCCGGGCCCGCGGAACGCGCCGAACGCTTCCTGCGGCTGTGGACCCGCAAGGAGGCCGTGGTCAAGGCCGCCGGAGCGCGCCTCGCACAGGGCCTGGGCCTGACGGTGCTCACCGACACCGACACCGACACCGACGTCGACATCTACGTCGTCCGCGATCCGTCCGGGCAGATCCCGGACGCCTGGTCGGTGTGCGATCTGCCGGTACCGGCCGGCTGTCTGGCGGCGCTGGCCGTCGCGGGGGCGGCGGCCCCCAGAATCTCGGTCAGACATACCGAACTACAGGTGGCGGCGCCTCGGCGATACATCCCGTGA